In one Haloplanus salinus genomic region, the following are encoded:
- a CDS encoding transcription initiation factor IIB, which translates to MSQQPETVRETGGEQRSTTTETGERVCPECDASLVVDESHGETVCEACGLVVEEDGIDHGPEWRAFDSSERAEKSRVGAPTTKLLHDDGLSSVIDWQDRDAKGRTIDGSKRRKLQRLRTWDERFRSKSAQERNLKQALGEIDRMSSALGLPETVRETASVVYRRALEDDLLRGRSIEAMATASLYAAARQASVPRSLDEFEPVSRVDRKEFSRAYRYIVRELELAIEPANPLEYLPRFASDLDLDGDTTTRARNLLEEGMESGVHSGKSPVGLAAAALYAASILEGEKVTQKEVCSVSDVSEVTVRNRYTELLEAGTDPDAARGAA; encoded by the coding sequence ATGAGCCAGCAGCCCGAGACCGTCCGAGAGACCGGCGGGGAACAGCGTTCGACGACTACCGAGACGGGCGAGCGTGTCTGCCCGGAGTGCGACGCATCGCTCGTCGTGGACGAATCCCACGGCGAGACGGTGTGTGAGGCGTGTGGCCTCGTCGTTGAAGAAGACGGCATCGACCACGGCCCCGAGTGGCGCGCCTTCGACTCCAGCGAACGCGCGGAGAAAAGTCGGGTCGGGGCGCCGACGACCAAACTCCTCCACGACGATGGCCTCTCTTCGGTCATCGACTGGCAGGACCGCGACGCCAAGGGTCGAACCATCGACGGGAGCAAGCGCCGGAAGCTCCAGCGCCTGCGCACGTGGGACGAACGCTTCCGCTCGAAGAGCGCCCAGGAGCGCAACCTGAAGCAGGCCCTCGGCGAGATCGATCGGATGTCGTCGGCGCTCGGCCTCCCCGAAACCGTCCGCGAGACGGCGAGTGTCGTCTACCGCCGGGCGCTCGAGGACGACCTCCTGCGCGGCCGCTCCATCGAGGCGATGGCGACCGCGTCGCTGTACGCCGCCGCCCGACAGGCCTCCGTGCCCCGCAGCCTCGACGAGTTCGAACCCGTCAGCCGCGTCGACCGGAAGGAGTTCTCGCGGGCGTACCGCTACATCGTCCGCGAACTCGAACTGGCGATCGAACCCGCCAACCCCCTCGAGTACCTGCCCCGGTTCGCCTCCGACCTCGACCTCGACGGCGACACGACGACCCGGGCCCGCAACCTCCTCGAGGAAGGGATGGAGAGCGGCGTCCACAGCGGGAAGAGCCCGGTCGGCCTCGCGGCCGCGGCGCTCTACGCCGCCTCGATCCTCGAGGGCGAGAAGGTAACCCAGAAGGAGGTCTGCTCGGTCAGCGACGTGTCGGAAGTAACCGTCCGCAACCGCTACACCGAACTCCTCGAAGCCGGCACCGACCCCGACGCGGCGCGCGGCGCCGCCTAA
- a CDS encoding MBL fold metallo-hydrolase encodes MAHELGESDWGDWLLTTVADADPDGVALWYLGCNGFVLKGGGGTTLFIDPYCGLGDPPRTVRMIPVPFDPTDVSEADAVLATHEHSDHVHGPTQAPILASTGADYYAPDASMAVVDRRGWLDDWSVAAEQLVTVTEDETFEVGEFTITVVAVNDPDADHPVGYVIEHDAGTVFHGGDTRPADSFSALADRFDIDLGVLAFGSAGMLPDKDTRDPERTQWYADENGVIRAANALELDRLVPSHWDMWKGLTADPTVLHHHARSFDYPVRLDTVEIGDRLDL; translated from the coding sequence ATGGCACACGAACTCGGCGAGAGCGACTGGGGGGACTGGCTCCTGACGACCGTCGCCGACGCCGACCCCGACGGCGTTGCGCTCTGGTATCTGGGCTGTAACGGCTTCGTGTTGAAAGGCGGCGGGGGGACGACCCTCTTCATCGACCCCTACTGTGGCCTCGGCGACCCGCCGCGGACGGTACGGATGATCCCCGTGCCATTCGACCCCACGGACGTGTCCGAGGCGGACGCGGTCCTCGCGACGCACGAACACTCGGATCACGTCCACGGGCCGACGCAGGCGCCGATCCTCGCGTCGACCGGCGCCGACTACTACGCCCCCGACGCCAGTATGGCCGTCGTCGACCGACGGGGCTGGCTCGACGACTGGAGCGTCGCCGCCGAGCAACTCGTCACGGTCACCGAGGACGAGACCTTCGAGGTGGGCGAGTTCACGATCACCGTCGTCGCCGTGAACGACCCCGACGCCGACCACCCGGTGGGCTACGTGATCGAACACGACGCCGGAACCGTCTTCCACGGCGGCGACACCCGTCCCGCCGACTCCTTTTCCGCCCTCGCCGATCGGTTCGACATCGACCTCGGCGTCCTCGCGTTCGGATCGGCTGGGATGCTCCCCGACAAGGACACGCGGGACCCCGAACGGACGCAGTGGTACGCCGACGAGAACGGGGTGATCCGCGCGGCCAACGCGCTCGAACTGGATCGTCTGGTTCCGAGTCACTGGGACATGTGGAAGGGGTTGACCGCCGATCCGACCGTCCTACATCACCACGCGCGGAGCTTCGACTACCCGGTGCGACTGGATACCGTCGAAATCGGGGATCGGCTCGACCTGTAG